A portion of the Gemmatimonadaceae bacterium genome contains these proteins:
- the dnaE gene encoding DNA polymerase III subunit alpha, giving the protein MTGSIKPNDYVELHCHSSFSLLDGAALPEVLAARAADLGMPALALTDHDELGGAVRFAQATREVGIEGIIGAEVTIRVESRGHRVEGGTPQLPTRNSLHSTHLVLLAETREGYGNLSTLITRARMENARGEPSVSLDLLAQHARGLFALTGCPRGWVPSLVAAGDVDGACEAAAILMDAFDRRMAIECWDHGLAEERAIVGSLIQVARALDIPWVVTNDVHYARARDRIVHDVLSCLRYDKKLDDMGTRLRPNGEWHLKGAAQMRRRWQHAAEGVVATRAIAERCSFRMNQLEPALPTFPLPPKVTTDEYLERLVIQGAQERWGVRDGDAAFPSEAHRRQVEHELGMIRQLKLAGYFLIVWDIVRFARREGILCQGRGSAANSAVCYCLGITAIDPIRLGLLFERFLSEERREAPDIDIDFAHRERERVIQYVYEKYGREHAAMVCEQITYRGRSAVRDAARVLGFSVEQADRLSMLSDRFSARATAEALRGNSLGNGGDEREETPEEVIARAFGQQMIPGTTATMQSREVKEAAKRVEGSASRAEGDQEASKRAAMGKKQLTAADRPTEDRKSPLVHAGLDPSDKRVRALAEIVGGLHQIPRHRSIHVGGFVLTAEPLSTIVPIEPASMPDRTVIQWEKDDLDPVGLVKIDLLGLGMLTLIQDCLLYVRQTRGITVDLAQLDMNDQAVYDDLCAADTIGLFQVESRAQMNTLPRLKPRCFYDLVIEVAIIRPGPIQGDMVHPYLRRRAGEEQVEYPHPSLQPILERTLGVPLFQEQGMQVAIACAGFSAGEADMLRRAMGHKRSRERMAAICEKLIDGMKANGIAEDTAVRIYNQINAFADYGFPESHAASFALLVYASAYLKHYYAPEFTAAILNAQPMGFYAPGTLIEDARRHGVLVLPVDVRRSRWDATLELTEPSSAPAVRLGVRSVRGLGSKAKDILEMALSGGPFASIEDFVYRTRFDQRTLRHLAEAGAFDGFVPDEPDLRKRRAALWVVLDALRGDAGPLAPRRRTSPGSASRAAALPRMSPGELTEADYRMTGISLNGHPMSHLRPFLVPNGIRTARELVTEGKDGERIAGAGLVICRQRPGTAKGFVFLTLEDETGTVNVVLTPKRFERQALLISTTPLLLVRGTLQVEQGVVNIRGEEFRGLKAEVGAEYAQRHDFH; this is encoded by the coding sequence TTGACGGGATCGATCAAGCCTAACGACTACGTCGAGCTGCACTGCCACTCCTCTTTTTCCCTGCTCGACGGCGCGGCATTGCCGGAAGTGCTGGCAGCGCGCGCAGCCGATCTCGGCATGCCGGCGCTCGCGCTCACCGATCACGATGAGTTGGGCGGCGCCGTGCGATTTGCCCAAGCGACGCGTGAGGTGGGGATCGAAGGAATCATCGGAGCGGAAGTGACCATCCGGGTCGAGAGTAGAGGGCACAGGGTGGAGGGTGGGACCCCGCAACTCCCTACCCGCAACTCTCTACACTCCACTCATCTCGTTCTTCTCGCCGAGACGCGCGAAGGCTATGGCAATCTGTCGACCCTCATCACGCGCGCGCGAATGGAGAATGCACGGGGAGAACCGAGCGTCTCGCTCGATCTGCTCGCGCAGCATGCGCGGGGCTTATTCGCGCTTACCGGTTGTCCGCGCGGGTGGGTTCCGTCGCTCGTCGCTGCGGGTGATGTCGACGGAGCGTGCGAAGCGGCAGCGATTCTCATGGACGCATTCGATCGCCGCATGGCGATCGAATGCTGGGACCACGGACTCGCCGAAGAACGAGCGATCGTCGGTAGTCTGATCCAGGTCGCGCGTGCGCTCGACATCCCCTGGGTCGTGACGAACGACGTGCATTACGCGCGAGCACGCGACCGTATCGTGCACGACGTGTTGTCATGCCTCCGCTACGACAAGAAGCTCGATGACATGGGAACGCGCTTGCGGCCTAACGGTGAATGGCATCTCAAGGGCGCCGCGCAGATGCGGCGGCGATGGCAACATGCCGCGGAGGGAGTCGTCGCGACGCGAGCGATCGCCGAGCGATGTTCGTTTCGTATGAATCAGCTCGAGCCAGCGCTTCCCACCTTCCCCTTACCGCCGAAGGTCACGACCGACGAATACCTCGAGCGACTGGTCATTCAAGGTGCGCAGGAGCGGTGGGGAGTCCGGGACGGCGACGCGGCTTTCCCGAGTGAAGCCCATCGCCGGCAAGTCGAGCACGAGCTCGGGATGATTCGCCAGCTCAAGCTCGCCGGCTACTTCCTCATCGTCTGGGATATCGTGCGCTTCGCGCGGCGCGAGGGGATTCTGTGTCAGGGACGAGGATCCGCCGCGAACTCCGCGGTGTGTTATTGCCTCGGCATTACCGCGATCGATCCGATCCGGCTTGGATTGCTCTTCGAACGATTTCTGAGTGAGGAACGCCGGGAAGCACCGGACATCGACATCGACTTCGCCCATCGTGAGCGCGAGCGCGTGATCCAGTACGTGTACGAGAAATACGGTCGTGAGCACGCGGCGATGGTGTGCGAGCAGATCACGTATCGCGGCCGCTCGGCGGTGCGCGATGCGGCCCGCGTGCTGGGATTCTCCGTCGAACAAGCGGATCGGCTGTCGATGCTCAGCGATCGTTTTTCGGCGCGGGCGACGGCCGAGGCGCTGCGCGGGAATTCGTTAGGCAACGGTGGCGATGAGCGCGAGGAGACACCCGAAGAAGTCATCGCTCGCGCCTTCGGGCAGCAGATGATCCCGGGAACGACGGCGACCATGCAATCGAGAGAGGTGAAAGAGGCAGCCAAGCGCGTCGAGGGGAGCGCGTCGAGGGCAGAGGGTGATCAGGAAGCATCGAAGCGAGCAGCAATGGGAAAAAAGCAGCTGACCGCAGCAGACCGGCCGACGGAGGATCGTAAGTCACCGCTCGTACACGCTGGACTTGACCCCTCGGACAAACGCGTGCGAGCGCTCGCCGAGATCGTCGGCGGCCTGCATCAGATCCCGCGTCACCGTTCGATTCACGTCGGAGGATTCGTCCTGACGGCCGAACCGTTGTCGACGATCGTGCCAATCGAACCGGCGTCGATGCCCGACCGGACCGTGATCCAGTGGGAGAAAGACGATCTCGATCCGGTGGGTCTCGTGAAGATCGATCTCCTCGGTCTCGGGATGCTGACGCTGATTCAGGATTGTCTGCTGTATGTCCGGCAAACGCGCGGCATCACCGTGGATCTCGCACAGCTGGACATGAACGACCAGGCGGTATACGACGACCTCTGTGCCGCCGATACGATCGGCCTGTTCCAGGTCGAGAGCCGTGCGCAGATGAATACGTTGCCGCGGCTCAAGCCCCGGTGCTTCTATGATCTCGTCATCGAGGTCGCGATCATCCGCCCCGGACCGATTCAGGGCGACATGGTGCATCCTTATCTCCGGCGGCGCGCGGGTGAGGAACAAGTCGAGTACCCACATCCTTCACTCCAGCCAATTCTCGAGCGCACGTTAGGCGTGCCGTTGTTTCAAGAGCAGGGAATGCAGGTCGCAATCGCCTGCGCAGGCTTTTCAGCTGGAGAGGCGGACATGCTCCGCCGTGCAATGGGGCACAAGCGAAGCCGGGAGCGAATGGCGGCAATCTGCGAAAAGCTCATCGACGGGATGAAGGCCAATGGCATCGCCGAGGACACGGCAGTCAGGATTTATAACCAGATCAACGCGTTCGCCGACTATGGCTTTCCCGAATCACATGCGGCGTCATTCGCGCTGCTGGTCTACGCTTCGGCGTATCTCAAGCACTATTACGCCCCGGAGTTCACCGCGGCGATCCTGAATGCTCAGCCGATGGGCTTCTACGCACCGGGGACGCTGATCGAGGACGCCCGGCGTCACGGCGTGCTGGTCCTGCCAGTGGATGTACGCCGATCACGCTGGGACGCGACACTCGAGCTGACAGAACCTTCCAGTGCGCCAGCGGTTCGGCTCGGCGTACGTTCAGTGCGCGGCCTCGGATCGAAGGCCAAGGACATTCTCGAAATGGCACTGAGCGGCGGACCGTTCGCCTCGATCGAGGATTTCGTCTATCGCACGCGGTTCGATCAACGGACGCTTCGCCATCTCGCCGAAGCGGGAGCGTTCGACGGATTCGTGCCTGACGAACCGGATTTGCGGAAGCGTCGCGCGGCGCTGTGGGTTGTTCTCGATGCGTTGCGCGGCGACGCCGGGCCGTTGGCGCCGCGTCGTCGAACATCGCCCGGCTCCGCGTCACGAGCCGCGGCGCTGCCGAGGATGTCTCCCGGTGAATTGACGGAAGCCGACTATCGCATGACGGGCATTTCCCTCAATGGACATCCGATGTCGCATCTGCGGCCGTTCCTGGTGCCTAACGGCATTCGCACGGCGCGCGAGCTCGTGACGGAGGGAAAGGATGGTGAACGGATCGCGGGCGCCGGCCTGGTGATCTGTCGTCAGCGGCCGGGAACGGCAAAGGGGTTCGTCTTCCTGACGCTCGAAGACGAAACGGGCACGGTGAATGTGGTGCTGACGCCGAAGCGATTCGAGCGGCAAGCGCTGCTCATTTCGACGACGCCGTTACTACTCGTGCGCGGGACGCTTCAGGTCGAGCAGGGGGTGGTCAATATCCGGGGCGAGGAATTCCGTGGGCTCAAAGCCGAGGTTGGGGCCGAGTATGCGCAGAGGCATGATTTTCATTAG